DNA sequence from the Streptomyces cinnabarinus genome:
GAGCGGGTCGATGAGCTCCTGCGCGGACCAGGAGTGGAAGACATGCGCACGGTCCGCGGCCTTCACGGCGGCGCCGGCCTCGGGGTTTGGCTGAGGGGTCATGCGGCCGAGGGTAAATGTCCGCGATGCGGAAGCGATATCGGCGTCCTGTCTGCGGGACGCCGCACCGATGCGACAGGTTGTCGACACTCATCCTATTGACAGCATGCTGCGTTAATGACAGGATACTGTCATAAGCAGCGAAGCCGAGGAGGCAGACATGAGCCGCAAGCCCGTACACCTCGCCGTCTACGACACCTTCGCCGACTGGGAGACCGGATACGCCACCGCGTTCCTCGCCCGGGCCGGGTACGAGGTCCGCACCGCGGGTCCCGCGACCGCGCCCGTCCGCAGCATCGGCGGCCTCTCCGTCACGCCCGACCTGGCACTGGACGGCCTGCGGCCCGAGGACAGCGCGCTGCTGATCCTGCCGGGCGCCGATCTGTGGGACACCTCCGAGGACCTCGCGCCCTTCGCCCGCAAGGCGCGCGAGTTCCTGGCCGCCGGGGTGCCGGTCGCCGCGATCTGCGGGGCCACCGCCGGGCTCGCCCGGGAAGGGCTGCTCGACGACCGGGACCACACGAGCGCGGTCTCCTTCTACCTCGCGGCCACCGGGTACGGCGGCGGTGAACGCTACGTCGACAGCGACGCCGTCACCGACCGCGGACTGATCACCGCGGGCCCCACCGACCCGGTCGCCTTCGCCCGCGAGATCTTCGGGCTGCTCGGGGTCTACCAGGGCGAGGTCCTGGACGCCTGGTACCGGCTGTTCCACGACTCGGACGCCGAGGCCTACGCCGTACTGGAGGCCGCCGGATGAGCCGTGACCGGCAGGATCTGCTGAGCCGGGGAGCGCTCGGGGTCTTCCGGCTGAACGGCCAGTTCCTGGCGGTGGCCGAGGAGTTGGCGAAGCCCGCCGGGCTCACGGCGGCCTGGTGGCAGGTGCTGGGCGCGGTGCTGCGCGAGCCGCTGCCGGTCGCCGGGATCGCCCGCGCGATGGGCATCACCCGGCAGAGCGTGCAGCGCATCGCGGATCTGCTGGTGGACCGGGGCCTCGCGGAGTACCGCCCCAATCCGGCCCACCGCCGCGCCAAGCTGCTCGCGCCGACCGCCGAGGGCCTCGCCGCGATCCGTCGCGTCGACCCCGGCCACGCGGCCTTCGCCGACCGGCTCGCGGAAGCCTTCGGCGAGGCCGAACTCGCGGACGCCGTACGGATGCTGGAACGCCTCTCGAAGGTCCTGGAGGAGACCGCTCCGGCTGTTACGGAACCGTAGACAGGGGCCCGCTCACCTCCCGGTATGCCCGCACTATCGTGGGCCTGTCGTACGGGGCGTTTCGGGGGAGGGGCCTGGATGGACCAGCTGGGGCCGGGGGATCCACAGCGCATCGGTGCGTACCGGCTGCTGGCGCGGCTCGGGGCCGGCGGGATGGGGCAGGTGTATCTCGCCCGCTCGGAGCGGGGGCGCACGGTCGCGGTGAAGCTGGTGCGGGCGGAACTCGCCGCGCAGGAGGAGTTCCGGGCGCGGTTCCGGCAGGAGGTGCAGGCCGCGCGGCGGGTCGGCGGGCACTGGACGGCGCCCGTGCTCGACGCCGACACCGAGGCCGCGGTGCCGTGGGTGGCCACCGGCTATGTCGCCGGGCCCAGCCTCGAACGGGTCGTCGGGCACGACCACGGGGCACTGCCCGAGCGTTCGGTACGGATCCTCGCCGCCGGGCTCGCCCACGCGCTCACCGACATCCACGCCGCAGGGATCGTCCACCGGGACCTGAAGCCCTCCAACGTCCTCGTCACCATCGACGGGCCCCGCGTCATCGACTTCGGCATCGCGCGGGCCCTGGAGACGGTCGCCGAATCCGGCCTCACCCGCACCGGCGCGCTCGTCGGCTCACCGGGGTTCATGGCGCCCGAGCAGGTGCGCGGCGACCGCATCACCCCCGCGTGCGACGTCTTCTGCCTCGGCTCCGTCCTCGCCTACGCCGCCACCGGCCGCCTTCCGTTCGGCGCCGGGGGCAGCGGAGTGCACGCGCTGATGTTCCGTATCGCCCAGGAGGAACCGGACCTGGAGGGGGTGCCGGAGGGCATCGCCGACCTGGTCCGCGACTGCCTGCGCAAGGACCCGGCGGCCCGCCCCTCCCTCGCCCGCATCCTGGAGCACACCGGCGCGGAGGACACCGTCTCCGACGGCCGCTCCCGCGACCCCTGGCTCCCGAGCGCCCTGGTGGCCCAACTCGGCCGCCATGCCGTGGGGTTGCTGGACGCGGAGGATCCGGTGGGGGACGAGGAGAGCGAGGGCGGCGGCAGCGGCGCGGGAACAGTGGGGGG
Encoded proteins:
- a CDS encoding type 1 glutamine amidotransferase family protein gives rise to the protein MSRKPVHLAVYDTFADWETGYATAFLARAGYEVRTAGPATAPVRSIGGLSVTPDLALDGLRPEDSALLILPGADLWDTSEDLAPFARKAREFLAAGVPVAAICGATAGLAREGLLDDRDHTSAVSFYLAATGYGGGERYVDSDAVTDRGLITAGPTDPVAFAREIFGLLGVYQGEVLDAWYRLFHDSDAEAYAVLEAAG
- a CDS encoding MarR family winged helix-turn-helix transcriptional regulator; its protein translation is MSRDRQDLLSRGALGVFRLNGQFLAVAEELAKPAGLTAAWWQVLGAVLREPLPVAGIARAMGITRQSVQRIADLLVDRGLAEYRPNPAHRRAKLLAPTAEGLAAIRRVDPGHAAFADRLAEAFGEAELADAVRMLERLSKVLEETAPAVTEP
- a CDS encoding serine/threonine-protein kinase; its protein translation is MDQLGPGDPQRIGAYRLLARLGAGGMGQVYLARSERGRTVAVKLVRAELAAQEEFRARFRQEVQAARRVGGHWTAPVLDADTEAAVPWVATGYVAGPSLERVVGHDHGALPERSVRILAAGLAHALTDIHAAGIVHRDLKPSNVLVTIDGPRVIDFGIARALETVAESGLTRTGALVGSPGFMAPEQVRGDRITPACDVFCLGSVLAYAATGRLPFGAGGSGVHALMFRIAQEEPDLEGVPEGIADLVRDCLRKDPAARPSLARILEHTGAEDTVSDGRSRDPWLPSALVAQLGRHAVGLLDAEDPVGDEESEGGGSGAGTVGGGAPGAGSPEHAAAADDAGTVRLGGVPTGPPAPGEPGVGGPMGHLPTVTAGPGETPPPMPAAPPGGPPAGALAFGAPAPPGPAHPSYGHPHPVYQPLPPSYSTPPYGSTPPYGPAVPPPETARRSGRSTALLLAVALVVAVAAGGSVYALMNGSDDDGTEGTPTVPPRSSAPVSPGPTTGGPSPDVSSSAPADGAIPTGYLGTWSTTLDNDAGHHTRQLTIRQGEVGDTVLSLVADGADYHCVFQASLTQAPAGDGALAIGPSTVTVGEPAASCTPGAATELTLLGDGSLERVNTDTGEKLTYTKE